One Engraulis encrasicolus isolate BLACKSEA-1 chromosome 5, IST_EnEncr_1.0, whole genome shotgun sequence DNA segment encodes these proteins:
- the mettl6 gene encoding tRNA N(3)-methylcytidine methyltransferase METTL6 encodes MEPAESLTDGTDSQTKTNDLSQRVLSEQELDRLKDDRVLVSEFKQQKLEKEAQKNWDLFYKRNTTNFFKDRHWTTREFEELKACREFEAQKLVLLEAGCGVGNCIFPLLEEDRSIFVYACDFSPRAVEFVKQNSLYSPERCLAFQCDLTKDDLRDNIPAESVDVATLIFVLSAIHPDKMLQALQNLHAVLKPGGVVLFRDYGLYDHAMLRFKTGNKLGENFYVRQDGTRSYFFSKEMLASLFQDAGFESVVNEYVLRETVNKKEGLCVPRVFLQSKFRRPLVPTSQE; translated from the exons ATGGAACCAGCTGAGTCTTTGACAGATGGAACAGACTCACAGACCAAAACAAATGATCTGAGTCAAAGGGTTTTGTCCGAGCAGGAGTTGGACAGGCTGAAAGATGACAGAGTGTTGGTGTCAGAATTTAAGCAACAAAAACTCGAGAAAGAAGCTCAGAAAAACTGGGACTTGTTTTATAAACGGAACACTACAAACTTTTTTAAGGATAGACATTGGACAACGAGAGAATTTGAAGAGCTCAAGGCTTGCAGAGAG TTTGAAGCCCAGAAGCTGGTGCTGCTGGAGGCTGGCTGTGGAGTTGGCAATTGCATCTTCCCTCTGCTGGAAGAGGACCGCAGCATCTTTGTGTATGCCTGTGACTTTTCACCCAGAGCCGTCGAGTTTGTGAAG CAAAACTCCCTTTACTCTCCAGAGAGATGTCTGGCATTCCAGTGTGATTTGACCAAAGATGACCTGAGAGATAACATCCCTGCGGAGAGCGTGGATGTAGCTACTCTCATATTCGTGCTCTCTGCCATCCATCCAGACAAGATGCTGCAAGCGCTCCAGAATTTGCACGCG gTTCTGAAGCCAGGAGGGGTGGTGTTGTTCAGAGATTACGGCCTGTATGACCACGCCATGCTCAGGTTTAAAACTGGCAACAAGCTTGGGGAGAACTTCTACGTGAGGCAAGATGGCACACGCTCCTATTTCTTCTCTAAAG AGATGCTGGCCAGTCTTTTCCAAGACGCTGGATTTGAGAGTGTGGTAAATGAGTACGTTCTACGGGAAACGGTGAACAAAAAAGAGGGTCTTTGTGTACCACGTGTCTTTCTTCAGAGCAAATTCAGAAGGCCACTAGTGCCAACTAGCCAAGAATAG
- the eaf1 gene encoding ELL-associated factor 1, translating to MNGNSNPLLDKEEHVLKLGESFEKRPKSSFHTIRYDFKPASIDTTCEGELQVGKGDEVTITLPHIPGSTPPMTVFKGNKRPYQKDCVLIINHDTGEYVLEKLSSSIQVKKTRAEGSSKIAERARLEQQSLRANQQPPSGFRAPTKPGAGAKASPSPSKDNPSPEPQLDDIKRELRAEVEVIEQMSSSGSSSSSDSGSVSGSGDDSSSSDGEEDEGPPPPPPPLQQQQQQQHLPSPPHPHPHPHPPPPPRLPLVNGTDKAPSSNQLMNTLRNDLQLSESGSDSDDD from the exons ATGAATGGGAATTCTAATCCGCTTTTGGACAAAGAAGAGCATGTCttaaagcttggtgaaagctttGAAAAACGCCCCAAGTCCTCATTCCACACCATTCGAT ATGATTTCAAGCCAGCATCCATAGACACCACCTGTGAAGGGGAACTGCAAGTAGGGAAAGGAGATGAAGTCACCATCACATTACCTCACATTCCG GGTTCTACGCCCCCCATGACGGTCTTCAAAGGCAACAAGAGGCCATATCAGAAGGACTGTGTCCTGATCATCAACCACGACACCGGGGAGTACGTCCTGGAGAAACTCAGCAGCAGCATACAGGTCAAGAAGACCAG aGCGGAGGGCAGCAGTAAGATTGCAGAGCGGGCTCGTCTGGAGCAGCAGTCGCTACGGGCCAATCAGCAGCCTCCGTCAGGGTTCCGGGCCCCCACCAAGCCGGGGGCGGGGGCCAAAGCGTCCCCCTCGCCCTCCAAGGACAACCCTTCTCCTGAACCACAGCTGGACGACATCAAAAGAG AGCTGCGTGCGGAGGTGGAGGTGATCGAGCAGatgagcagcagtggcagcagcagttcCTCCGACTCTGGCAGCGTGTCGGGCAGCGGAGACGACAGCTCCAGTAGCGATGGGGAGGAGGACgagggccccccacccccaccccctcctctacagcagcagcagcagcagcagcacctcccctcgcccccccacccccacccccatccgcACCCTCCCCCGCCCCCACGCCTGCCCCTGGTCAACGGCACCGACAAGGCCCCCAGCAGCAACCAGCTCATGAACACACTCA